From a single Candidatus Schekmanbacteria bacterium genomic region:
- a CDS encoding sigma-54-dependent Fis family transcriptional regulator: MKKILIVDDELSVRESLRIIFKNDYKIILANNGEEAVKIVEGESPDVMLLDIIMPGIDGIEVLKRIKTINPSINVIMLTATKTLKTAVSAMKIGAHDYITKPFDIDEIKAIVSKACIIKRHSLYSESSEDSIDPFKNIIGDSLKMKQISETVGKIASTESTVLITGESGTGKELIAKVIHRLSSREKGPFVAINCAAIPEMLIESELFGAEKGAYTSSVSMRIGKFEQANGGTLFLDEIADIPLSMQAKILRAIQEREFNRIGGVRTISVDIRLIAATNKDLEEEVAKKNFRSDLFYRINVVPINMPSLAERKEDIPLIIDYFIKKKSAELGIECKTISDEAVQVLKEYTWPGNVRELENTIERLMVLVQNKEILRSDLPEHLSKQNLLMELKRNVITKNMLFYDAEKELEKELIVDALKKANNIQTRAADILGISRRMLKYKMEKHGIEV, encoded by the coding sequence ATGAAAAAAATTCTTATAGTAGATGATGAGCTTAGCGTTAGAGAGTCTCTCAGGATTATATTCAAAAATGATTATAAAATTATTTTAGCAAATAACGGCGAAGAAGCAGTGAAAATCGTTGAAGGCGAATCTCCTGATGTTATGCTCCTCGATATTATCATGCCAGGGATAGATGGGATAGAAGTATTAAAAAGAATTAAGACAATAAATCCAAGTATAAATGTCATAATGTTGACAGCTACAAAAACATTAAAAACAGCTGTTTCTGCTATGAAGATAGGTGCTCATGACTATATCACAAAACCATTTGATATTGATGAGATAAAAGCTATTGTCAGCAAAGCCTGTATTATTAAGCGACATTCATTATATAGTGAATCTTCTGAGGATAGTATAGATCCTTTTAAAAACATAATAGGTGATTCCTTGAAGATGAAGCAGATTTCTGAAACTGTTGGAAAAATTGCTTCAACGGAATCAACTGTTCTAATAACAGGTGAAAGTGGAACAGGAAAAGAATTGATAGCAAAGGTTATTCATAGATTAAGTTCGAGAGAAAAAGGTCCATTTGTTGCGATAAACTGTGCTGCCATACCTGAAATGCTAATAGAAAGTGAATTGTTTGGTGCAGAAAAAGGTGCCTATACCAGCTCAGTTTCCATGAGAATAGGTAAATTTGAGCAGGCAAATGGCGGTACGCTTTTTCTCGATGAAATTGCCGATATTCCTCTCTCGATGCAGGCGAAAATTCTCAGGGCAATACAGGAGAGAGAATTTAACCGTATTGGGGGAGTGAGGACAATAAGTGTGGATATTAGGCTGATAGCAGCTACAAACAAAGACCTTGAAGAGGAAGTTGCAAAAAAGAATTTTCGTTCAGATCTTTTTTATAGAATTAATGTTGTGCCAATTAACATGCCTTCACTTGCAGAAAGAAAAGAAGACATTCCCCTGATTATTGACTATTTTATAAAAAAGAAGTCGGCAGAGCTTGGAATAGAGTGTAAAACCATAAGTGATGAGGCTGTGCAGGTTCTTAAGGAATATACATGGCCAGGAAACGTAAGGGAACTTGAAAATACCATTGAACGACTTATGGTTCTTGTACAAAACAAAGAAATCTTAAGGAGTGATTTGCCTGAACATCTTTCTAAACAAAATTTGCTTATGGAACTAAAAAGAAATGTAATTACAAAAAATATGCTTTTTTACGATGCTGAAAAGGAATTGGAAAAGGAGCTAATCGTTGACGCACTTAAAAAAGCTAATAATATTCAAACGAGAGCTGCTGATATACTTGGTATAAGCAGACGGATGCTTAAATATAAAATGGAAAAGCATGGAATAGAAGTTTAA
- the trpE gene encoding anthranilate synthase component I, which translates to MYYPDFKEFKKMTKMGNLIPVYTEIYADMETPVSAFIKIDDGKYSFLYESIEGGEKWARYSFLGTSPSLVFKCKGNDVDITINGKTVRTGFVSDPLEILRGIMDNYSPVKVKGLPRFTGGAIGFLGYDFVRFFEKLPDTAQDTLDLRDAVFMLMDSIVIFDNLSHKMKIVANAHIPEGKTPESAYRDARKRIEGIIDKLKKSKSRRETKKRSFKAGKLQPISNFTREKFVKAVEKAKAYIRAGDVIQVVLSQRFSAAFDGSPFAVYRALRIINPSPYMFFLKLGDICMAGSSPEILVRVEDGIIELRPIAGTRPRGKSEDEDKKLEKDLLADPKERAEHIMLVDLGRNDVGRVAKTATVEVNELMAVERYSHVMHIVSNVRGRLADNNNVFDVIRACFPAGTVSGAPKIRAMEIIEELEPSRRGAYAGAVGYFSFSGNMDTCINIRTLVFHKGKVYIQGGAGIVADSVPESEYTETMNKMKAMLEALKLSDELGYD; encoded by the coding sequence ATGTATTATCCGGATTTCAAAGAATTTAAAAAAATGACAAAGATGGGGAATCTAATACCCGTCTATACGGAGATCTATGCTGATATGGAAACTCCGGTTTCCGCATTTATCAAGATAGATGACGGGAAATATTCATTCCTCTATGAGAGTATTGAAGGAGGGGAAAAGTGGGCGAGATATTCCTTCCTTGGCACTTCACCATCCCTGGTCTTTAAGTGTAAGGGGAATGATGTAGATATTACAATAAACGGAAAGACTGTAAGAACCGGATTTGTTAGCGATCCTCTGGAAATATTAAGAGGAATAATGGACAACTATTCTCCTGTCAAAGTTAAGGGATTGCCAAGATTTACCGGCGGAGCAATAGGTTTTCTTGGATATGATTTTGTGCGGTTCTTTGAAAAACTTCCGGATACGGCTCAGGACACACTGGATCTGCGTGACGCTGTTTTCATGCTCATGGATTCGATTGTTATCTTTGATAACCTTTCTCACAAGATGAAAATAGTGGCAAACGCGCATATTCCAGAAGGGAAGACCCCGGAAAGTGCCTATAGGGATGCCAGGAAAAGGATAGAAGGAATAATAGATAAACTTAAAAAAAGTAAGAGCCGCAGAGAAACAAAAAAGAGATCTTTTAAAGCTGGAAAGCTGCAGCCAATTTCTAATTTTACAAGAGAGAAGTTTGTCAAAGCTGTTGAAAAGGCAAAAGCATATATAAGAGCAGGCGATGTGATACAGGTGGTTCTTTCACAGCGTTTTTCGGCAGCTTTTGACGGCTCTCCCTTTGCAGTTTACAGAGCGCTTAGAATAATTAATCCCTCCCCATACATGTTTTTTCTGAAGCTTGGTGATATCTGCATGGCTGGCTCATCACCGGAAATACTTGTGAGGGTCGAAGATGGCATAATAGAACTCCGTCCAATAGCAGGTACAAGACCGAGAGGAAAGAGTGAAGATGAGGATAAGAAATTAGAAAAAGACTTGCTTGCGGATCCAAAAGAAAGAGCAGAGCATATAATGCTTGTTGACCTTGGACGAAACGATGTCGGTCGGGTTGCAAAGACAGCAACGGTTGAAGTTAATGAGCTCATGGCAGTTGAAAGGTATTCTCATGTAATGCATATTGTTTCCAATGTGAGGGGCAGGCTTGCAGATAACAATAATGTATTTGATGTCATAAGGGCGTGTTTTCCGGCTGGAACGGTTTCAGGAGCTCCGAAGATAAGAGCTATGGAAATAATTGAGGAACTTGAACCTTCAAGACGCGGAGCTTATGCCGGTGCGGTTGGATATTTCAGTTTCTCAGGGAATATGGATACCTGTATAAATATAAGGACACTGGTATTTCACAAAGGGAAAGTGTACATACAGGGAGGGGCAGGTATTGTTGCTGACTCAGTGCCTGAATCTGAATATACTGAAACCATGAACAAGATGAAAGCTATGCTTGAGGCTTTAAAACTTTCTGATGAACTTGGATATGACTAA
- a CDS encoding response regulator translates to MFTNILIVDDEIGPRESLRMILKPLYNVFIAENGTKAMDIIRKEQIDVVTLDMRMPGIQGTEVLKSIKKYRSDIEVIIVTGYGTLKTAIEGIRWGVFDYITKPFNVSEIIAVIKKAADRRILNLQFKSLLQGVKDMEMKVDFNSAKNTLIENQMLIERLRKLFIENTEDSKKVELDFLEFIKVLSSTLESKDAYTHGHSGRVSYYANAIAQHCGFDELERKELQIATMLHDIGKVGIDNQCLLKESDLTEEEWQLIKQHPERGIELIEPLKLSDFIVDVVLHHHERLDGLGYPDGLSGESISLPARIAALADSFDVMTSDRPYRKALSKEEVIKEMRIGSGTQFDSQLIELMLSLLQDNKSNIFF, encoded by the coding sequence TTGTTTACAAATATTTTGATAGTAGACGACGAGATTGGACCGCGTGAGTCTTTAAGAATGATATTAAAACCGCTTTATAACGTATTCATAGCTGAGAACGGGACAAAAGCAATGGATATTATTAGAAAAGAACAAATAGATGTTGTTACATTGGATATGCGAATGCCGGGTATACAAGGAACAGAAGTACTTAAGTCTATAAAAAAATATCGCTCAGATATAGAAGTAATTATAGTTACTGGATATGGAACACTAAAAACAGCAATTGAAGGCATAAGGTGGGGAGTTTTTGATTATATTACGAAACCATTTAATGTCTCAGAGATTATTGCAGTTATAAAAAAAGCTGCAGACAGGAGAATATTAAATCTGCAATTTAAGTCGCTTCTGCAGGGTGTCAAGGACATGGAAATGAAGGTGGACTTTAATAGTGCTAAAAACACCCTTATTGAAAACCAGATGTTAATTGAAAGACTTAGAAAATTGTTTATTGAAAACACGGAGGATTCTAAAAAGGTAGAATTAGATTTTCTGGAGTTTATAAAGGTCTTATCAAGTACGCTCGAAAGCAAGGACGCATACACACATGGACATTCAGGAAGGGTTTCATATTACGCAAATGCTATTGCACAACATTGCGGTTTTGATGAATTAGAAAGAAAAGAGTTGCAGATTGCTACGATGCTTCACGACATAGGAAAAGTTGGAATAGATAATCAATGTCTTTTAAAGGAATCAGATTTAACTGAGGAAGAATGGCAGCTAATTAAACAGCATCCAGAGAGAGGAATAGAGCTTATTGAACCGCTTAAACTTTCTGATTTTATTGTGGATGTGGTTTTGCATCATCACGAACGTTTAGACGGTCTTGGTTATCCTGATGGTTTATCTGGTGAAAGTATAAGTCTTCCCGCTAGAATTGCTGCTCTTGCCGATTCATTTGACGTTATGACAAGTGACAGACCCTACAGAAAAGCTTTATCAAAGGAAGAAGTAATAAAAGAAATGCGGATTGGCTCTGGAACTCAATTTGATTCTCAGTTAATAGAATTAATGTTGAGCCTTCTTCAGGATAATAAATCAAATATATTCTTTTAA
- a CDS encoding integration host factor subunit alpha, which produces MTREDLKDRIREELGLSKQESSEMVEQILNTIRETLSKGEDIILSGFGKFEIRTKRERTGRNPKTGVPYTISARKVVNFKPSKLFKDLLNG; this is translated from the coding sequence ATGACAAGGGAAGATCTTAAAGATAGAATTCGCGAAGAACTTGGATTGAGTAAACAAGAATCGTCCGAGATGGTTGAGCAGATATTAAATACAATAAGAGAAACCCTTTCCAAGGGTGAAGATATAATATTGAGTGGTTTTGGAAAATTTGAGATAAGAACAAAGCGTGAAAGAACAGGACGTAACCCCAAAACGGGTGTTCCATATACGATTTCAGCGAGAAAAGTGGTAAATTTCAAGCCTTCAAAACTTTTTAAAGATTTGTTGAACGGTTAA
- the trpD gene encoding anthranilate phosphoribosyltransferase, which produces MIKKSISTLTEGSNLSEHDAYLAIKEILEGKGTHAQIASFLTALRMKGETPDEITGSVKAMREMAITLKLNSQDAIDTCGTGGDRAGTFNVSTAAAIVAAGAGVVVAKHGNRAVSGNCGSADVFEKLGVKITLHPDEVANCINTVGIGFMFAPEFHSAMRHAAEVRREIGIRTVFNILGPLSNPAEVTRQVVGVYSSDLAGLFASTLLKLGVKKAYIVYGEDGLDEITVCGKTEIKEIDGGKVLSYTISPEDFGMVRHNRDEISGGDAAFNRDIIIRILKGSEGARRDIVLLNAAAAIAVSGKAPNIKEGLVLARESIDSNSAYKKLQELIEFTQKQ; this is translated from the coding sequence GTGATTAAGAAAAGCATATCAACCCTGACTGAAGGCAGTAACCTTTCAGAGCACGATGCCTATCTTGCAATAAAAGAGATTTTGGAAGGGAAGGGAACACACGCCCAGATTGCATCATTTCTCACCGCTCTCAGGATGAAGGGAGAAACTCCTGATGAGATAACAGGGAGCGTGAAGGCTATGAGGGAGATGGCAATAACTTTAAAGCTCAATTCACAAGATGCCATAGACACTTGCGGGACAGGAGGCGACCGAGCAGGGACATTCAATGTATCAACAGCAGCAGCAATCGTTGCGGCAGGTGCAGGGGTTGTTGTCGCAAAACATGGAAACCGTGCAGTCTCGGGAAACTGTGGAAGTGCAGATGTTTTTGAAAAGCTCGGAGTTAAAATAACCCTTCACCCCGATGAGGTTGCAAACTGCATTAATACGGTCGGCATAGGTTTTATGTTTGCTCCAGAATTTCATTCAGCAATGAGACATGCCGCAGAGGTGAGAAGAGAGATAGGGATAAGGACTGTTTTCAATATTCTCGGTCCACTTTCAAATCCAGCTGAAGTGACAAGACAGGTGGTGGGAGTTTACTCATCCGATCTTGCCGGCCTTTTTGCATCGACACTGTTAAAGCTTGGAGTCAAAAAGGCTTACATAGTATACGGCGAGGATGGACTTGATGAGATAACCGTATGCGGAAAAACAGAAATTAAAGAGATTGACGGTGGGAAGGTACTCTCGTACACAATCAGCCCTGAAGATTTTGGAATGGTACGCCATAACAGAGATGAGATTTCAGGAGGAGATGCCGCTTTCAACAGGGACATAATCATAAGAATTCTTAAAGGCTCTGAGGGAGCAAGACGCGATATCGTTCTTCTCAATGCTGCTGCTGCAATAGCGGTTTCCGGCAAAGCTCCAAATATTAAAGAAGGATTGGTTCTCGCAAGGGAATCAATCGACAGCAACTCCGCTTACAAAAAACTTCAGGAACTGATAGAGTTTACGCAGAAGCAGTAA
- a CDS encoding aminodeoxychorismate/anthranilate synthase component II, with protein MTKKSDILIDNYDSFTYILFQYFGEMGVKFDVYRNDEITVDEIEQFSPRRIVISPGPCSPEKAGISIETVKHFAGKVPILGVCLGHQSIGAAFGADIVRAKKLMHGKTSKISHNNKNVFNNIPNPFEATRYHSLVINRKSLPSELIVTATADDGEIMGIVHKKYKIYGVQFHPESILTDYGKKLLKNFLDLSK; from the coding sequence ATGACTAAAAAGAGCGACATATTAATAGATAATTACGATTCATTTACTTACATCCTCTTTCAATATTTTGGTGAGATGGGAGTAAAGTTCGATGTTTACAGGAATGACGAAATAACAGTAGATGAGATTGAACAGTTTTCACCGCGGAGAATCGTAATATCCCCAGGCCCATGCAGTCCTGAAAAAGCAGGAATATCAATTGAAACGGTAAAGCACTTTGCCGGCAAAGTGCCAATCCTCGGAGTATGTCTTGGCCATCAGTCAATTGGGGCTGCCTTCGGGGCAGATATAGTCCGGGCAAAAAAACTTATGCACGGCAAGACTTCGAAAATTTCTCACAACAACAAAAATGTTTTTAACAATATTCCCAATCCTTTTGAGGCTACAAGGTATCATTCTCTCGTCATAAACCGCAAATCCCTTCCATCGGAGCTTATTGTTACTGCGACAGCAGATGATGGTGAGATAATGGGCATTGTCCATAAGAAGTATAAAATATATGGGGTGCAGTTCCATCCCGAATCTATTCTTACAGATTATGGTAAAAAGCTCTTAAAGAACTTTCTTGATTTATCAAAGTAG
- the argJ gene encoding bifunctional glutamate N-acetyltransferase/amino-acid acetyltransferase ArgJ, with product MKIKIKDISGGINSVPGYKALGVRAGLKKANKPDLAMIICEKPVVTAGIFTRNRVCAAPVKVAKTKINRGFKRLVLINSGNANACTGDNGIIAVKRIEKYTSKKFNIKEGEIISCSTGIIGQQLPVEKIFAGVDKLAEKLAKGDYSDAAKAIMTTDTFEKEVALEVRVGSLTSFRVAGFAKGAGMIAPNMATMLAFIVTDCSLKRATLRNIMRECAERTFNRITVDGDMSTNDTVLCLASTTDKESIGNENKIIFAFKSAISVCMERLARMIVADGEGATKLIEVEVVNAKTENDAKKIASKIANSNLFKTAVYGESPNWGRIIAAAGAAGVKIDDDKIDIAFGNIKTVRKGIAVQGTTQKLRSYLKEKIIKITVNINKGSYSCKFLTCDMTPEYVKINAEYS from the coding sequence TTGAAAATAAAAATAAAGGACATAAGCGGCGGAATAAACTCTGTTCCAGGTTATAAAGCTCTTGGAGTTAGAGCTGGATTAAAAAAGGCTAATAAACCTGATCTGGCAATGATAATCTGTGAAAAACCGGTTGTCACAGCTGGGATTTTTACAAGAAACAGGGTTTGTGCCGCGCCAGTCAAAGTTGCTAAGACAAAAATAAATAGGGGGTTTAAAAGATTAGTACTTATTAATAGTGGCAATGCTAATGCATGTACTGGAGATAATGGTATTATAGCTGTAAAACGCATTGAAAAATACACATCAAAAAAATTTAATATAAAAGAAGGTGAGATTATTTCCTGCTCAACAGGAATAATAGGGCAACAGCTACCGGTGGAAAAAATATTTGCAGGAGTTGATAAACTCGCAGAAAAACTAGCTAAGGGCGATTACTCTGATGCAGCTAAGGCAATTATGACTACTGATACATTTGAAAAAGAAGTAGCATTGGAAGTGAGGGTCGGAAGTCTCACTTCATTCAGAGTTGCAGGTTTTGCAAAAGGGGCTGGTATGATTGCTCCTAACATGGCAACAATGCTTGCGTTTATAGTAACTGATTGCTCTCTAAAAAGGGCAACGCTGAGAAATATCATGAGAGAATGTGCAGAGAGGACTTTCAATAGGATAACTGTTGACGGAGACATGAGTACCAATGATACAGTGCTTTGTCTTGCTAGTACAACTGATAAAGAGTCAATAGGAAATGAAAATAAAATTATTTTTGCGTTTAAAAGTGCCATTTCAGTGTGCATGGAGCGGCTTGCGAGAATGATTGTTGCTGATGGTGAAGGTGCGACTAAATTAATTGAGGTGGAAGTTGTAAATGCTAAAACCGAAAATGACGCTAAGAAAATTGCATCAAAGATAGCAAATTCAAATCTTTTTAAAACTGCTGTTTATGGAGAAAGTCCTAACTGGGGAAGGATAATTGCTGCTGCTGGAGCAGCTGGAGTTAAAATTGATGATGATAAAATTGATATAGCATTTGGAAATATAAAGACTGTCAGAAAAGGCATTGCTGTTCAAGGAACAACTCAAAAATTAAGAAGTTATCTCAAGGAAAAAATAATAAAGATAACCGTAAACATTAATAAAGGATCTTATTCATGCAAGTTTCTTACATGTGATATGACACCTGAATATGTTAAAATAAATGCTGAATACAGTTGA
- a CDS encoding uracil-DNA glycosylase, with protein sequence MSDKIKNATDDLISFLEYQKSLGVKNLLSTTRNTEMKKNTGTELSKNERITHLKEYIGDCKRCRLCEERKTIVFGAGDYNARLMFVGEAPGRDEDIQGKPFVGRAGKLLTDMINAMGLSREQVFIANIIKCRPPQNRNPMQDEIEQCEPFLVEQINIIQPEVIVALGTFSAQTLLKTENKISNLRGRFDYYRDIKLMPTYHPAYLLRNPNEKKNAWDDLKCVLSELGLAVPSTGTRKQKK encoded by the coding sequence ATGAGTGACAAAATCAAGAATGCAACTGATGATCTTATAAGTTTTTTGGAATATCAAAAATCTCTTGGAGTTAAAAATTTATTATCTACCACGCGCAATACAGAAATGAAAAAAAATACAGGGACGGAGCTCTCAAAGAATGAGCGTATTACACATCTTAAGGAATATATTGGCGACTGTAAGAGGTGCAGACTTTGTGAAGAGAGAAAAACAATTGTTTTTGGTGCAGGCGATTATAATGCAAGACTGATGTTTGTCGGTGAAGCACCCGGACGTGACGAAGATATACAGGGGAAACCTTTCGTTGGAAGAGCTGGAAAGCTTTTAACCGATATGATTAACGCTATGGGGCTTTCCAGAGAACAGGTGTTTATTGCCAATATTATAAAATGCCGGCCACCCCAGAATCGAAATCCAATGCAGGATGAAATAGAACAATGCGAACCTTTCCTGGTCGAGCAGATAAACATAATACAGCCTGAAGTTATAGTAGCGCTTGGAACTTTCTCAGCACAAACCTTGCTTAAGACTGAAAATAAAATATCAAATTTGCGAGGAAGATTTGATTACTACCGGGACATAAAGTTAATGCCCACTTACCATCCAGCATATCTGCTTAGAAATCCAAATGAAAAGAAAAATGCATGGGACGATCTGAAATGTGTTTTATCTGAGCTCGGACTTGCAGTGCCATCTACCGGCACCAGGAAGCAGAAGAAGTGA
- a CDS encoding sigma 54-interacting transcriptional regulator — protein MKTDNMKKKILIIDDSPAFRESLKIILKNTYDVTTYDAFDRIDEILTDSDADLFILGSNFQYPSKNLDLKKIHFHVQGRPVILMFGDEPSVISQIPSFRNNEVIPRDAKSILNILDLVEKMLLRNVQQINYHSDDNGKALDNEFNLLSLIDNGLTDTLMQLAGNTVPVFIGGETGTPKEIIARVIHDNSPLRSKTFLKISGRDLSENGLYERLVGSLRQGNILAGTIYIEELSYLQYAVQGKLVSLIDGIIEDELKSYGIDSIKIMVIGSSQNELRTILKEGKLSDEFYYKISSIPFFIPPLRERTSEIKKIAEEIALQTTYIYSLRLKSFTTDAIKLMETYLWPGNLDEFKSVIVRSIAFSKKNIIDVDDVKFFFGSRELNFVSSIFENNNSLVKEEVKSSEESDLKSVENDIKHNDIIMNLAHEIKNPLVGIKTFASLLPHKYSDEEFRNDFYKIVTADVNRIDSLVERIIEFKNASLGFEERCNINELIKEVAEESVEIIAEKNLSIEVKLGDDVPTVVGLRNAFKYALDNLIRVVAEDCKRGGKLRFTARRYNANGEGPMVEVQLLGEMEQDKPIENSLKMDGTAFLLAKRAIERYDTAVIRHNEEKEGYSGFILKLKQITDPLLGE, from the coding sequence ATGAAAACAGACAATATGAAGAAGAAAATACTGATAATTGATGATTCTCCTGCATTTAGAGAATCTTTAAAGATTATCCTTAAGAATACATATGATGTAACAACATATGATGCTTTTGATAGAATTGATGAAATCCTTACTGATAGTGATGCTGATCTCTTTATTCTGGGTTCAAACTTCCAGTATCCTTCAAAAAATTTAGATTTAAAAAAAATTCATTTTCATGTTCAAGGTAGACCTGTTATTCTTATGTTCGGGGACGAACCGAGTGTTATCTCTCAAATACCTTCATTCAGAAATAATGAAGTCATTCCAAGAGATGCCAAGTCTATTCTCAATATTTTAGATTTAGTTGAAAAGATGTTGCTGAGAAATGTTCAGCAGATAAATTACCACTCTGATGATAATGGCAAGGCTCTAGATAATGAATTTAATTTACTTTCCTTGATTGATAACGGGTTGACAGATACGCTTATGCAGTTAGCGGGGAATACAGTTCCTGTTTTCATAGGTGGTGAAACTGGTACACCAAAGGAGATAATAGCGAGGGTTATACATGACAACTCACCTCTACGAAGTAAAACTTTTTTAAAAATATCCGGAAGAGATTTATCAGAGAATGGTCTCTATGAGCGTCTTGTTGGTTCTCTTCGTCAAGGCAATATATTGGCAGGAACTATCTACATTGAAGAGCTTTCCTACCTCCAGTATGCTGTTCAAGGGAAACTTGTAAGCCTTATTGATGGTATAATTGAAGATGAATTGAAAAGTTACGGGATAGACTCAATAAAAATTATGGTAATTGGTTCATCTCAAAATGAGTTAAGAACTATTTTAAAGGAAGGAAAACTTTCTGACGAGTTTTACTACAAAATTTCATCCATCCCATTTTTTATTCCTCCGTTGAGAGAAAGAACATCTGAAATTAAAAAGATTGCTGAAGAAATCGCTTTGCAAACAACTTACATCTACTCATTGCGGTTAAAAAGTTTTACAACTGATGCCATTAAGCTGATGGAAACTTATCTTTGGCCTGGGAATTTAGATGAATTTAAAAGTGTAATTGTAAGGAGTATTGCCTTTTCAAAAAAGAATATTATTGATGTTGATGATGTTAAATTCTTTTTTGGGAGTCGTGAGTTAAATTTTGTTTCTTCAATATTTGAAAATAATAATTCTTTAGTAAAAGAAGAAGTAAAATCATCAGAAGAATCTGATTTAAAGTCTGTTGAAAATGATATTAAACATAATGATATTATTATGAACCTTGCCCATGAAATAAAAAACCCACTTGTTGGAATAAAGACTTTTGCTAGCCTGCTTCCGCATAAATATAGTGATGAAGAATTCAGAAATGATTTTTACAAAATAGTTACTGCTGATGTTAATAGGATAGATAGCCTTGTTGAGAGGATAATCGAATTTAAAAATGCCAGTCTTGGGTTTGAAGAAAGATGTAATATCAATGAACTTATAAAAGAAGTTGCAGAGGAATCTGTAGAAATAATAGCTGAGAAAAATTTAAGCATTGAGGTGAAACTAGGGGATGATGTCCCTACTGTTGTTGGGTTGAGGAATGCCTTTAAATATGCACTTGATAATCTTATAAGAGTTGTAGCTGAAGATTGCAAAAGAGGAGGAAAGCTAAGGTTTACAGCTAGACGTTACAATGCTAATGGAGAAGGACCTATGGTTGAAGTCCAACTGTTAGGTGAAATGGAACAAGATAAGCCAATTGAAAACTCTCTAAAAATGGATGGCACTGCATTTCTTTTGGCAAAGAGAGCTATAGAGAGATATGATACAGCAGTTATAAGACACAATGAAGAAAAAGAAGGGTATTCAGGTTTTATACTTAAACTAAAACAGATTACTGATCCTCTTCTTGGAGAGTAA